Below is a genomic region from Nitrospiria bacterium.
AAGTCAAGCGAAACAAAAAGGTTCTGGCACTCAACTAGCATACCATACGGGTTCATGTTGTCAATTGCAGGGCCGTCCGGAAGTAATCCACCGTCAACTTAAGTCCGTCATGGAGTTCGACCTTGGGCTCCCAATCGGCCGCCTTCTTGAGCTTTGTGTAGTCCAGCACGCTCCGGATTTGCTCTCCCCGCTTCTCCGGGCCGTAGACTTCTTTAACCTTTGTACCGGTGATTTCGACCAGAGCGCGGAAAAGTTGGTTGACCGAGACCTCCTTCCCGGTTCCGACGTTGAATATCCCCTGAATGCTGTTCTCGATCACGGCCATGTGCGCCTCGACCACGTCTTCCACAAAGACATAGTCCCGCGTCTGCTTGCCGTTGCCGTTGATGATCGGCTGGTCATTCACCAAGGTTTTCTGACTGAAGATCGCCACGACACCGGCCTCTCCGAAGGGATCTTGACGCGGACCGTAGACATTGGCATAACGCAAGGCCACGTAGTTCAAACCGGTAGCCCGCTGGTAGTAATACAGGTAATGTTCACCGGCCAATTTGCTGATTCCATACGGTGAAACGGGATGCACCGGGTGGGTTTCGGGAGCCGGAAACACCTGCTGTTCGCCGTACACCGCGCCGCCGGAAGAGGCGAAAATCACCTTCTTGGCCCCGCAGCGAACCGCATTCTCCAAGACATTGAGAAACCCCAAAACGTTGACCTGCGCGTCATAGATCGGATCCGCCACGGATCGGCGGACATCCATCTGGGCCGCGTGGTGACTGATCAAATCCGGTTTTTCCTTCTTGAAAATCTTTTCGATCTTCGAGCTCAGAATGTCCATTTTATAAAAACGCGCGGTCCGGTTGACGTTTTTCTTTTTCCCCGTGGAAAGATTATCCACCACCACCACGTCATGGCCTTCCTGGATCAGCCGGTCCACAATATGAGAGCCGATAAATCCCGCCCCTCCGGTCACCAACACCTTCATGGATTCTCCTTAGTGAGATTTTTTTTTTCTTGATACCACTCCACAAATTTTTTGAGACCCTCATCGATCGACGTCCGGGGCTCGTATCCGAGAAGCCGTTTGGCCTTGCCGACGTCCGCAAAGGTCAGCGGGACATCGCCGGCCTGGGGCGGCAGGACTTCGATTTGAGCCTTCTTGTTCAAGGCCTTCTCGATCTTGGCCACCAAGTCCCGCAGTTCAGTGGTTTGGGATCCTCCGATGTTCAGGATCGCGTACGGTTGCGGATGTCCCAGAGCCTCGACGACTCCCTCGACGACATCCGAAATATACGTGTAGTCGCGGCGCGATGATCCGTCTCCGAAAACAGGAACGGGACGGCCCTCATCGATCAACCGCGTGAATTTGGCGATGGCCATCTCGGGCCGCTGGCGAGGACCATAAACGGTGAAAAAGCGCAGGCAGGTCATCGGGACACCGTACAGATGATGATAGGTGTAACACAGCAATTCTCCGGCGCGCTTGGTGGCGGCGTAGGGCGAGATGGGAAAGTCGGCCGGGTCCTCTTCCGAAAAGGGAACGCGGTTGGCGACGCCGTACACCGAGGAGGAAGATGCAAACACAAAGTTTTTAACCCGGGCCGACCGCGCCGCTTCAAGAAGCCGGGTGGTTCCGTTCAGATTCACGTCATGGTACAAAACCGGATCTTGAATCGACGGACGGACGCCCGCACGGGCCGCCGCGTGAAAGACAACCTCGATCGGTTCTTCCCGGAACAATCGGGCCAGCGTCGGTTCGTCCCGGATGTCCCCCTCGACCAGTCGAACGTTTGGCCGGTTCAAGGCCGTTCTGATGTTGGCCCGCTTGACGGCGGGATCGTAGAACGAATCAAAATTGTCCAGGCAAACGACCCGGTCTCCCTCCGCCAGGAGACGCTCAACCACGTGGGACCCGATAAACCCCGCGCCTCCGGTGACGAGGACGGTCTTCATGGTTTCTCGAGAAGAATGAGATATTCGACGTTGCCTTTTTGTCCCGTGATCGGCGATGGCATCACACCCTTTACAATCAATCCCGTCGACCGGGCGAAGCGGACGATTCCGTTCAAGGCGCTCTCGCGCTTCGCCGGATCCCGGACGACGCCTCCCTTGCCCACTTCCCCTTTGCCCACCTCGAACTGGGGTTTGACCAACGCAACGATCATGCCGTTCGGCCGCACGAGCTCGGCCGCTTTCGGCAGAACCTTGGTCAGAGAAATGAACGAAACATCGATCGTGGCCAAATCGACCGGTTCCGGAATCCGTCCCGGCTCAAGGAAGCGAATATTGGTTCGATCGATCACGTGGACCCGGCCGTCCCGGCGCAAAGACCAGGCCAACTGGCCGTACCCCACATCGACGGCGTAGACACGCGCCGCGCCGCGTTGAAGCAGACAGTCCGTGAATCCGCCGGTCGAGGCACCGATATCGACCGCCACTTGATCCCGGATCGTGATGCCGAACCGGTCGATGGCGGCCTCCAGCTTCAAGCCCCCTCGACCGACGTACCGGAGGGCCGTGCCGGCCGGGTCCTCGTGAATCCGAACAACGGCGCCATCCTTCACCGGCAGTCCGGCCTTCGTCGCTTTGGCTCCGTCGACTTCAACCGCGCCGGCCAGGATCAGCGCCTGTGCCTTCTCCCGGCTGTCGGCCAAACCGCGATCGACCAGGGCACGGTCCAGGCGTTTTTTGACCTGTTTTTTAACGGACGGTGAAATCACCATTAGACCACCCGCCGCGGGACTTCGACTTTTGGAAGGCCCGCGGGTCCCTGTTTGTTGGGAAATACAGCGGCGGAAAGGCCCGCCTGGACAAAGGACCGGACGTCCCTCAGTAGGGATTCGGTCGTGAAACCGAAGCGCTCGCGCAGGGATCGAACGGCGCCGTGTTCGATAAATCGGTCCGGCAGACCGATTCGTTTCAGCTCCGCACCGGCAAGGCCCTCCTCTTCCAGGACTTCCAAGACGGCCGAGCCGAATCCGCCCTGCAAGACATGTTCTTCCACCGTGACCAGACGCCGCGTTCTCCGAGCAAGCTGCACGATGAGGTTGCGGTCGATCGGCTTGACGAAGCGGGCATTGACCACGGCCGCGGATATTCCCTCTTTTTCAAGCTCGGCGGCCGCTGCAAGCGATGGGTAGACCCCATGGCCCAGAGCCAGAATCGCTATGTCGCTCCCGTTTTTTAAAAGCTCGGCCCGGCCGACCGGAAGCCGCATAAGTCGCGCATCCATTTCAACGCCGATCCCTTCTCCGCGCGGATACCGGATCGCCGCCGGTCCGTCGTGCTTTGACGCGGTGTAGACCATGTGCTGCAGCTCGTTTTCATCCTTCGGAGACATGACAACCAGGTTTGGAAGGATTCTCAGAAATCCGATATCGAAGATGCCATGGTGCGTGTGGCCGTCTTCTCCGACCAAGCCCGCGCGGTCCAGACAAAGTACGACCGGGAGGTTCTGAATGCAGACATCATGGATGATCTGATCGTACGCCCGCTGCATGAACGTGGAATAGATCGCGACCACCGGACGGAGTCCGGCGGCCGCCAGCCCGGCCGCAAAGGTCACGGCGTGGGGCTCGGCAATCCCGACGTCGTAGCAACGGTCGGGAAACTCCTTGGCAAATTGGGCAAGCCCGGTGCCCTCCGGCATCGCGGCCGTGATCGCCATGATCTGCCGATCGCGTTTGGCCAGCCGGGTCAGGGTCGAGGCAAATACCTGCGTGTACGTCGGAAACCGGGGCGTCTTGCGGGCCTGCCCCGTCTCGACCTGAAAAGGCGAGGCGGCATGCAGCGCGACCGGGTTGCGTTCGGCCGGCTCGTAGCCCTTGCCTTTCTTGGTAATGACATGGACCAGGATCGGTCCCTTCAGTCGCTTGATGTTCTCCAAGGTCGGGAAGAGATGCTCGAAGCGGTTTCCGTCAATCGGACCGATATACTGAAAACCGAGTTCCTCAAACAGAAGACCCGGCCCGATAAATCCTTTCGCCGACTCTTCCACTTTGTGTACGGCCTTGATCATCGGCTGGCCGATCCGGGGGATTGTTTTTAAAATGTGTTTGGCCTCTTCCTTGACCTTGGTATAGAACTGTCCGGTGATGATCCGTGAAAGGTAGGCCGAGATCGCTCCCACATTCTTTGAGATCGACATTTCGTTATCGTTTAGGATGACGACGAAATCCTTTTTGGACGCCCCGGCCTGATTGAGTCCTTCATAGACCATGCCGGCCGTCATCGCCCCGTCCCCGATCACGGCGATGACCTTGTGGCGCTCCCCGAGATGGTCCCGCGCCTCCACCATGCCCAACGCGGCCGAGATCGAGGTCCCGGCATGACCGGCATTAAAAGTGTCATACGGGCTTTCCTCGCGCCGGGTGAACCCGCTGAGCCCTCCGAATTGACGGATCGTTTGAAACTGCTCCCGTCGCCCGGTGATCAGTTTGTGCGCATAAACCTGGTTGCCGGTATCCCAGACGATCTTGTCCCGCGGCGCGTCGAAGACCGCGTGCAGCGCCAGGGTCAACTCGACAATGCCCAGGTTGGTCGCCAGATGCCCCCCGTTCATGGAGGTGACCCGGATGATCTCTTCCCGGATCTCCTCCGCCAGCCGCGGCAGTTCCGTCCTCGGAAGTTTTTTCAGATCCTCCGGGCCGTCGATCTTGTCCAATAAGCGCATTCGTTCTCCTTCTATGGATTGATCTTACGACTTTCTTTCGACGATGTAGCGCGCGATCGCCCGGAGGGGAGCCGCTTCCGGGCCGAAGGCGTACAAACTTTCCTGCGCGTCCCGGATCAGCCGGTCCGCGAGCCGCTTGGATTTTTCCAGACCCACAATCATCGGATAGGTCAATTTGCGGCGGGCGTCGTCCTTTCGAACCCGTTTTCCGGTTTCCTCCTGCGTTCCTTCCACATCCAGAATGTCGTCCGCCACTTGGAACGCCAGCCCCACCCTCTCCCCGAAGACCGTCAGGGAAGACAACGCCTCCGGCCCGGCCTTTCCCAGAATGGCCCCGATGCGGACGGAGGCACGGATCAGCGCGCCGGTCTTGTGGGAATGGACATAGCGAAGGGTCTCTTCGGACACGGTTTGCGATCCGTTTATTCCTTCGGACTCGATGTCCACGAATTGTCCCCCGACCATTCCCAGACTCCCGGCGGCCAGCCCCAGTTCCTGGACGACCGCCAGCAGTATATCCGGTGGAATCGTCCGATTCAAGTGCCGATCCGAGAGCAGGGTGAAGGCCGCCGTCAGAAGGGCGTCGCCCGTCAGAATGGCGGCGGCCTCGCCGAATTTCTTGTGGCTGGTGAGCCGGCCGCGACGGTAGTCGTCGTTGTCCATCGCGGGAAGATCATCGTGCACCAGCGAATACGTATGGACTAGCTCGATCGCGGACGCGACAAGGAGCGTGTCGTCCATCGTAGGGGAGGACCGATGGGCTGCCGTTACCGCCTCGAAGGCCGCGATCGCGAGAATCGGCCGAATCCGTTTCCCGCCGGCAAAAAGACTGTAGCGCATCGCCTCGTGGAGCCGCTCCGGAACGGTTGTCACCGTCGGCAGGCAAGCCTCGAGGGTCCGATCGATCCGGGCCCTTCGGTCGGCAAGATACGGTTTCAGTTCCTGGTCAGTCCTGGTCTTCAGTGTCACGGACGTCTTCGTGAAGGTCTTCCCGGGCTTCCGTTCCCATCGCAAAAGGCTTGGGGCGTTTTCGGCCGTCCTTGTCCTTCAAAAGGATCTCTACTTTTCGCTCGGCTTCCTCGAGCGTCTTTAAACAATTTTTGGAAAGCCGAACCCCCTCTTCGAAGATTTTCAACGACTCTTCCAAAGGGAGGTCGCCTTTTTCAAGCTGGCCCACAATGGTCTCGAGCCGAGCCAGGGCGTCCTCAAATTTGAATTGGGCCATCCGACGATCCCTCGGTTTCTTCAACGCGGCAGATCAGGGCGCCCCGATGCAAGCGGACATGGACGCGCGTGCCGGGGTTCACTCCCTGAGCCTCCTTCAAGAGGCGCATTTCCGGAAGCGTTCGCGTGACGCTGTAGCCGCGGCTCAAGATGGCGAGCGGGCCCAAGCCGTCCAGCGCCGTCAGCAGGGAATCCAGGCGATTGCGTTTTTGGCGGAGATAAAAACCCGTCTGAAGCTCGAACCGCTTCACGAGTTCCTGAGTCTGCGTTGCGAGTCGGTGAAGTCGTTCCACCGGACTGCGGTGGCCCAGACTCTCGCGGACATGCCGCAGCCGCTGGGCTTGATGGCGCATCGTATTGAACAGTCCCCGACGGATGCGCACCTCCAACTCGTCCAGGCGCAGGAGGTGGGCCTCGACGAGACGGCGGGGATCGCGGAACGATCGTTGCACGGCCCGCAGCCGGCTGCGGGTCATTTCCAGACCGTGCTGCATTCCCCGGTCCAGGCGGACCCGCTGAAATTCGACCTGGTCCCGCCGGGCTCGCCGGGCTCGGACGACCATTTCGGCCGCCGCGGTCGGCGTGGGGGCCCGGAGGTCCGCGACGAAATCCGATATGGTATAATCCACCTCGTGGCCGACGGCCGAAACGACCGGAACCCGGGACCGGGAAATCGCGCGGGCGACAACCTCTTCATTGAAAGCCCAGAGGTCTTCCAACGACCCGCCGCCCCGCCCGATGATCAGCAGATCGAAGCCGCCCAGGTCGTTCAATTCGTCGATGGCCGATGCGATGGCCGCCGCCGCGCCTTCCCCCTGAACGGGCACCGGATTGATCACGATCTCCAGATTCGCTCCGCGGCCGCTCATAACCTTCAGCATGTCCCGGATCGCCGCCCCCGTCGGCGATGTCACAATGCCGATGCGGCGGGGGAGAGCCGGCAGCGGCTTTTTCCGCAAAGGATCGAAGAGCCCTTCTTTTTGAAGGCGCTCTTTGAGCTGCTCAAACGCCGCCTGAAGGGCTCCGACGCCCCGTGGCTCGATGTAGTCGATGACGATTTGATACTCGCCGCGCGGTTCATACACCGACACGCGCCCGCGGCATAAGACCTGTTGTCCGTCTTTCGGAACAAATTTCACGGAACGGCCCGAAGAGCGGAAGAGCACCGCCCTCAGCTGCGCGCTTTCATCCTTGAGCGTGAAATAAAGGTGACCGGAACTCGGCATTTTCAGGTTGGAGGCTTCCCCCTCGACCCAGACGGCGATAAAACGACTCTCCAGTTGCTGCTTGATCAACCGCGTCAGCGCCGAAACCGAAAGAATCGGATCATGGGGAGCGTTCAACATCATGGTCCAAAGGACGGTGCGCTCTATTCCGAATCCTTCACTTGAAGACGGACAATGGACTGCGCCCGGCCGTTGGCGTCGATCGTCATGAGCGCCGCGGAGATCACGCAGGGACCCCCGCCCATTTCAAAGCGCTGCGGCATCTGGCGCAGAAACTTGTGGATCACCTGGTCTTTATTCATTCCGATGACCGAATGCATCGGCCCCGTCATCCCGGCATCGGTCAGATAGGCGGTGCCTTTGGGCAGGATCTCTTCATCCGCCGTTTGAACATGGGTGTGAGTCCCCACGACCGCGCTGACCTCGCCGTCCAGATACCACCCCATCGCCCTCTTCTCCGAGGTGGCCTCCGCATGCATGTCCACGATGATGATCGGCGTCTCGGCCCGCAGGCGGGCGATCTCGCGTTTACCGACTTGAAACGGGCAGTCCAGAGTCGGCATGAAGACCCGACCCATCAACTGGAGCACCGCGACCTTTTCCGTTCGGCTGAGGCTGATCACGGCCGAACCGACACCGGGTGTCGAGTCGGGATAATTGGCCGGACGGAGAAGACGCGGCTGTTGCGCGATATAGTCCACGATCTCCTTCTTGTCCCAGACGTGATTTCCGGTGGTGATGACATCGACTCCCAGAAGGTACAATTCTTCGGCAATCTTGGGGGTGATCCCGAATCCGCCCGCGGAATTCTCGCCGTTGGCGATGACGAAATCGATCTCGTAGGTTTCGATGAGATGGCTCAAGCGGCGGGCCAGAATGTTGCGTCCCGGCTCTCCGATGATGTCCCCGATCAATAAAATTTTCACGATACGTTTCCCTTAAAAAGGGCAGGGGCGATTTCTGAATCGCCCCTGCGATGCCCGTTCTGTTATCTCGCGTACTCGATATACCGATTCTCACGGATCACGGTCACTTTAATCTGGCCGGGATAGGTCAAATCCTGTTCCACTTTCTTGGCGATCTCTCTCGAGATCATGGCCGACTCGGCATCCGACACCTCGTCCTGTTTGACGATGATCCGAATCTCGCGTCCCGCCTGAATCGCGTAGGCCTTCTCGACGCCTTTAAACGACGTGGCCAGCTGTTCCAGCTTTTCCAACCGCTTCACGTAGGATTCAACGGATTCCCTCCGCGCACCCGGCCGCGCCGCCGAAAGGCTCTCGGCGCCCATTACGAGGACCGATTCGATGCACGTCGCCTCGACCTCTCCGTGGTGCGCGGCGACGGCGTTCACCACCTTGGGGGATTCCCCGTAGCGTTTGACCAGATCCGCCCCCAAGGCCGCGTGGGATCCTTCCTCTTCATGGCTGATCGCCTTCCCGATATCATGAAGAAGCGCCGCCCGTTTGATTAATTTCACGTCCATGCCGAGTTCCGAGGCCATGATGCCGGCGATGAAGGCCGCCTCCCGCGCATGCGCCAGGTTATTCTGTCCGTAACTGGTCCGGTATTTCAGACGACCGAGGGTCTTCACGACTTCGGGATGGATATCCTGAAGACCGAGATCGAAAATGATCTTTTCGGCCTCTTCCCGCATCAGTTTGTCCAGTTCCTTTTTGACCTTTTCCACCATTTCCTCGATGCGGGCCGGATGAATCCTTCCGTCCGCCATGAGGCGCTCCAGGGCGATTTTGGCAATTTCCCGACGGTACGGATCGAAGCCGGAAACGATGACGGCGTCCGGCGTATCGTCGATGATCAGGTCAATGCCCGTGGCGCTCTCCAAGGCCCGGATGTTCCGGCCCTCCCTCCCGATGATCCGCCCCTTCATGCCTTCGTTGGGCAGATTCACGACCGAGATGGTCGCCTCCGCAATGTAGTCCCGGGACAGCCGCTGCATGGCCGTCACCATGACTTCCTTCGACTCCCGTTCGGCCTTCTCGCGGGTTTCTTCGATGATCCGCTTCATCATCTTGGCCGCATCGTATCGGGCTTCTTCCTCCATCGCGTGCATGAGCTGTTTCTTGGCCTCCTCCGCCGTGATGCCCGATAAGCGCTCCAATTGTTGCCGTTGCTCGCGCAGGCCGTTCTCCAACGTCTTTTCTTTTTCGCGAATCACTTTTTCACGCGCCACCTGGTCCCGGTCGTTCCGGTTCAGGTCGCTTTCACGGCGGTCCAACTGGCCGGCCCGTTTATCCAGCTGCTCTTCCCGTTGGCCCAAACGACGCTCCAACGCGGTCAACTCGGACCGGCGCTCCCGTATTTCTTTTTCAAAATCGGTTCGCTCCTGTAAAATCCGGCTCTTGCTCTCGATCTGGGCTTCCCTCCGCTTGTTCTCCGCCTCTTGTTCCGCGTTGCGGAGGACGCGAGCGGCCGCTTCTTCGGCTTCCTGCAGCTTTCTGGAAATTCCCTCTCGACGAAGGTAAAACCCGATCGCCACGCCGGCCGAACCTGTTCCGATCGCTGCGATGACTGCTATGATCCAGGTAATAATAATCGTCACCCCCTCCTCGTCCTGTTGAAGAGACTCGTTCGATGCAGTTTGTTGTGCGAGGGATAAACCCGGACGGGCCGATGAGGACGTCTGAGGGGACACAAGGGACGGGATAAACGCCGGAGAAAAGGCTATGGTTCGCGGTATCGGTTGCCGATACGTGTTCCGACCGTCGCCAAGGATAGGGCTCGCGCTGGATCATGGCCGTTATGCTCCGGCCGCCCGGTCGAATCCGAAACCGTCTTCATTCCTCCTGCCTTTTCAAGCGTCAAAATTCTCCGGATTACCTCGATGGCATCGAGGTCGTAACCGGATAAAATCTCTGTCGATCAATTCGAGACTTTCCCTGCCTTCGCTGTCTCTCTTCAGAATCGTCAAAATCATTTCCCGAAACCCGTTTTCTCCCGTTTTAATAAGGCCCCCGCGGTTGCCGTGGCTGAGTGGAATGTCTTGAACCCGGTTGACCAGGTGGGCGCCGTGATGAGAACTTTAGGCTTCCCCTCGTTACCGTGGGGCTTGCACACCATTCCCAGGGCATGGCTCCCCAAGACAAAGCGTTGGGTCAAAATTTCTCACCCCTCACCAACAACGCAGGGGCGACTTGTTCAGCCCTTGCAAAACTTTCATACGTTGCGGTAGTCAATATAACAAACCCTAATGAAGAATTCAAGTAAAAAATCCTATGATCCCTCCTCCGGAACCGGGGTGCGAACCGATGGATCGGGCTTGACAAACTGTAAAAGTTCGTTAATCTTTAAAAGAGTTACGACCCTTGCCGTTAAAAACACATCCGGCCGTAAAGAAGGGTCGCGACGCCATGGGGTCGGTTCTTTCCCCTCATATGGGACAGGATTCGGTTTGAAGGGATGCCGGTGTGCCGAACGGACGTCCGATGGCGATAAAGACGCCGTCTCTATGGAAAATGGAGGAAGGAACCTTTTTTATCGGTTTTTGAGGGATGATGGAAAAAAGGGCTGTTGTGCGCATTCCTTTTGCCGGCCGAGGAAAGGCCGTGGCGCTCCGGTCGTCCGAGAGCGGGGTCATCTACACGGCCAACATCAGCCGTCAAGGACTCTGCTTCTATTCAAGCACCTCCTTATCGTTGGATTCGGAGGTGGTTCTTGAACTCGGCATGAGCCATCCACCGGAGCCGGTCGTGATCGAATATCTTCACGGCCGGGTGCTGTGGAAGCGGGAATGGGGAGCGATCACGGTATACGGACTTCATCTGTCATCTCCCCTAACCCGACTCAAGAATCCCCGCTTCATTGAAATGACCGCCGACCCGGAAATATTTAAACCGACCGGAGGACCGGAAAATTCCGGCACAGACCCTTCACAGGATCGCCTTACAAAGCGGGAGCACGAAATCACCCGTCTGCTTGCACAGGGCTCGAACAACCGGGAGATTGCCCAGCGTCTTTCGATCAGCGTAAAAACGGTTGAAACCCACAGGGCCAATATTTACGCCAAGCTGAAGGTTCACAACGCCGTGCAGCTGCTGCGGGTGTTGGACAAAAGCGGGACGTGGGTCATGAACCGGGATCAAGCGACCCCTCAATCCGCAGGACAGCGACGATAGATTGGACGGCATCATTTTTACGCACGTCCGCCCGCCTTCAACGCGTCTTTTCCTCTCATCGATTTCAACACGCGCTCATAGACCTCATACGCCATCGTGCCGAAAAGGACAAAGCGAACCAACTGGACTCCCGAAGGGCCCTCCAAGCACTGTCGCACGGCGGTCAGGGCGATCTGCGCCGCAGCCTCGATCGGATAACCGTAGACGCCCGTGCTGATCGACGGAAACGCGACGGACTTGATCTTGTGCTGTGCGGCGAGGCGCAGGCTGGAACGGTAGGCGGAGGCGAGAAGTTCCGCTTCCCCGTGGCGGCCGTCCCGGTAAACCGGTCCGACCGTGTGGATCACGTAACGGGCCTTAAGCCGGCCCCCGGTCGTGATGCGGGCCTCTCCGGTCGGGCAGCCGCCGATCCATTTGCACTCCTCCAGAATCTGCGGACCGCCCGCGCGATGGATGGCGGCGTCCACGCCGCCGCCGCCGAGCAGCATTGTGTTGGCCGCGTTGACGATCGCCTCGGTGTCCTGCAAGGTAATATCCCCCTCCACCAGTTCCAGAGTCGATTTATGTATCGTCTTCTTCATCCCGGCACCCTTTTTACGAAAGCCGGAGGACCAAACACTTGGCGCTTCCGCCCGCCCGGTGGAACTCGGACAGGTCCAGTGCGTGGACCTTCAAACCACGACGTCTCAACTCGCGGTTTGTCGACTCGCAACCGGCGTGCAGCACCACGTCGCTCCCCACAACGATCGCGTTGCAGGCGAACCGAAGCGCGTCTTCCTGGACAACCGGCACCGCTTCCGGTACGGATTCCGCGATGACCTTTCGGCCGTAGTCGTCAAAGGCCGGAGGAAAATACAGGGCGGCCCGGTCGCTTAAGGGACAGAAGCAGGTGTCCAGGTGATAAAATCGAGGGTCCACAAGTTCCAGCGACAACACCTCGCATCCCAGGATCTCTCCGATCTTGCGGTGAGACTGGATATCGGAGCGCATCCGGTAACCCGCGAACAGGGTTTTTCCCAACGGCAGCGCATCCCCCTCCCCTTCAAAACAGGCGTCTTCGGGAATCGGGAAAATCCGATAGGCCCGGTTCCGAAACCAGGTTTCGAACACCGGCGTCTCGCGTCGGCGTTGGGGAAAACGGAAATTGCTTCGAATGAATTTGTCGCCCGCCACCAGCCCCGCATTGGCCGTGAAGACCATATCCGGAAGTCCCCTCACCGGGCTCAGAAGCTCGACGGTCGCGCCCAGTTTCTCCGTCAGGAGGTCGTAAAGCGCCTGCCACTGCCGCATGGCCGCGGCCGTTTCCGCCGGACGGCGCCGGTTCATCCACGGATTGATCTCGTATTCAATCTGGTAGAAGTCCGGCGGACACATTAAAAACGACGGCATGGTCCGTACATTTACTCCGTGAGATTCCTGCACAGTTCCCGCAGGAAGGGTTCGACGTCCGTCACAAGCCCGAGCGCCTGGAAGCTTCCCCGGTCCGTGAGCTTCGTCACCACGGCCGGGTTGATGTCCACGCAAACCAGCTTTACCGAGGCCGGGAGGAGGTTTCCGGCCGCGATCGAGTGCAGCATCGTGGCGATCATCACGCAGACCGAGACCCCGGGCAGAAGCTTCCGCAACGCGTCCTGCGCCGCCACCATGTCGGTCATCACCTCCGGCAGAGGCCCGTCGTCCCGGATCGATCCGGCCAGGACGACCTCGATCCTCTTCCGCACGCTCGCGGCCATGATGCCGGACTTCAGGATGCCGCGCTCGACGGCCGCCCGGATGCTTCCGGCGCGACGAATTGTATTGATCGCGCGCAGATGGTGCTCATGGCCTTCCTTGGCCGGGATGCCCTTTTCCAAATAGACGCCCAGCGACGTTCCGTAGAGCGCCTGTTCGATGTCATGAACCGCCAGGGCGTTGCCGGCAAACAGGATATCGACCCAGCCGTTCTCGATCAGCCGCTCCAGATGCATGCCGGCGCCTGTATGTACGACGGCCGGACCGGCGACAACCATCACCTTGTTCCCGCTCTTCTTCGCCGCACGGATCTGGGCCGCGATTTCCTTGATCACCACGCCCTTGGGCTTCTCGGACGAGACGCTGCTGGCCATGAACTCGAACACGTTTCGGTCCGCCGAGCGCTCCAGCGGGATCACCTTGATCCCCGGATGGCCGACCACGATCCGGTCTCCCTTTTTGACGCGATGCATCGGAATGGTGGCCGCCTCGCGTCGGTCCGGATCGACCGAAATCCCGCAGTCCATCTCGGGCCGGGCCACCTCCAGCCATTGGCCGCGGGATCGGACGAAGGTCTGGAGGTTTGTGGTGCAGTAGAAATTTTCGGGAAAGGCGCCGTCCCGGTCGGCCGGAACGAGCACCGCCTCTTCCTCCAGCATCGGGACCGCGCCGAGCTGCCGGATCCGGCTCAAGATCGTGTCAAGACCCTCCTGGGATGGCGCGGAGATCTGAATGCGGGCCCGGCTGGGATCCTCGCGCCGATGGCCGATCGCGACCTCGAGGATCTCGAACGTCCCGCCGTAGTTCATCACTTCATCCAAGACCTTCGGCAGGGTCAGGGAGTCGATGATGTGACCTTCGAGCTCGACGGTTTCAGAAACCATGGAGGTTTTATCTCCGACACG
It encodes:
- a CDS encoding arginine deiminase-related protein codes for the protein MPSFLMCPPDFYQIEYEINPWMNRRRPAETAAAMRQWQALYDLLTEKLGATVELLSPVRGLPDMVFTANAGLVAGDKFIRSNFRFPQRRRETPVFETWFRNRAYRIFPIPEDACFEGEGDALPLGKTLFAGYRMRSDIQSHRKIGEILGCEVLSLELVDPRFYHLDTCFCPLSDRAALYFPPAFDDYGRKVIAESVPEAVPVVQEDALRFACNAIVVGSDVVLHAGCESTNRELRRRGLKVHALDLSEFHRAGGSAKCLVLRLS
- a CDS encoding TIGR00300 family protein, which produces MVSETVELEGHIIDSLTLPKVLDEVMNYGGTFEILEVAIGHRREDPSRARIQISAPSQEGLDTILSRIRQLGAVPMLEEEAVLVPADRDGAFPENFYCTTNLQTFVRSRGQWLEVARPEMDCGISVDPDRREAATIPMHRVKKGDRIVVGHPGIKVIPLERSADRNVFEFMASSVSSEKPKGVVIKEIAAQIRAAKKSGNKVMVVAGPAVVHTGAGMHLERLIENGWVDILFAGNALAVHDIEQALYGTSLGVYLEKGIPAKEGHEHHLRAINTIRRAGSIRAAVERGILKSGIMAASVRKRIEVVLAGSIRDDGPLPEVMTDMVAAQDALRKLLPGVSVCVMIATMLHSIAAGNLLPASVKLVCVDINPAVVTKLTDRGSFQALGLVTDVEPFLRELCRNLTE